Part of the Ochotona princeps isolate mOchPri1 chromosome 15, mOchPri1.hap1, whole genome shotgun sequence genome, CACTCAGACCCACAGTGACACTTGACCCTCCAACCACACTTCTGTACCCAAACTACAGATCCTTCAGTAGTAACACAGAGGCTGGCAATTGAGTGAGAAAACATCTTTGATAGGCTTGGACACTGCAAACAGCTTTGAAAACAGCTTTGAAAACAAATGcttctgatttgtttatttgaaaagcagcattagagacagaaagagaacatgTGTATGAGagtcatctgccggttcactccacatggctacaacatctgaaaccaggagcctggaacactagccgggtctgccacatgggtgcagggaccatcctccactactctgccaggcacactggcaggggcagaaccagaagtgaagcagctgatacTCGACCGGAGATTGTATGCGGTGCTGGCATGGCAGTCAGCAGCCATTGGGGCAACAACCACTCCTTAAAGTGCTTCTTAAAAGACTTTTACAtggggacccggcggcgtggcctagcagctaaagtgctcaccttgaacgcgctggttctaatcctagcagctccacttcccatccagctccctgcttgtggcctgggaaagcagtcgaggacggcccaatgcgttgggaccctgcacccgcgtgggagacctggaagaggttcctggttcccggcttcagatcggcgcagcactggccgttgcagtcacttggggagtgaaccatcggacggaggatatttctctctgtctctcctcctctctgtatatctgcctttccaataaaaataaataaatcttttaaaaaaaggaagacttttacatggggccagcattgtggcattgtgaGTTAAGCCACAGTCTGTGAGGTTggtcccatattggcaccagttcaagtcctggctgctctacatccaatccagctctctcctaatacacctgggtggcagcagaggatggcccaagtgcttgggtccctgcacccatgtgggagacccagcagaagctcctggctctgggttcctggctttgatctgttTCAGTACTGGCCATTGACCCATGGacgattctccctctctctctgtcacaagCCTTTTCATtatgtaaattatatttttaaaaaacactgtcACTTTTACTTCTATACTTCCTTAACCATATGTTCTACAGAACATCTGATGGGACAAGGCATGAAGACTCTGGAAACGGAGATGCTTTACCTGTGTGAACTCCTTCCCTTCCTGACTGGCAGTCCAAGTGTTGACTTAGCCAGGATCCAGCCTCCCCAGCACATTTCACAGATCCATAGGCTGCCTGTCCTCATCATGTGACCTTTGTTGTTACAGTGAGGAGGCACACACGCTACGTGAAGCCCTGCTGAATTATTACATAGACACGGACCCGGACCCATTCTCAGACCAAGACAGGTACCTGAACACTGATCCGAACAAGGACTCAGATTCAGACACAGACTCAGACGACGAAGCGCGTCGAGCAGAGCGGCAGGCGAGGGAGAGGTTTTTGAAGGAATTTCCGCAGGTGAAAGCGCAGCTGGAGGAGAAAATAGCAAAGCTGCACGCCCTGGCAGACAAGGTGGGCAAGGTGCACCGGGACTGCAGCATCACCAAcgtggtggcttcctccaccggGGCTGTCTCTGGCATCCTGAGCATcgttggcctggctctggctccagtgACTGCAGGGGTCAGCCTGGCACTCACAGTCACAGGGTTGGGGCTGGGTGCAGCTGCAGGCGTGACTGGTGTCTCCACTGCCATCGTGGAGCATGTAACCAGAGCATCAGCAGAGGCCGAAGCTGGCCGCCTCACGTCAAGCAGCGTCAACCCAGAGGAGCTAATTAAACAAGGTGTTGGTCAGAGTGTCCCCAAAGTCATCAGTGTAACCCGGAAGTGCACTAAAGTCCTGGAAGACGTTGGGAAGAATGTGCACGCCATCAAGGTTGCCCAGACCAACACACGCCTGGTGGCCAATGCTAAGCGCCTCATGACCACAGGGAAGATCTCAGCTCGCAACACTAGGCAGGTGCAGAAAGCCTTCGGGGGCACTGCTCTGGCCATGACCAAGAGAGCCCGCATTGCAGGTTTCGCCACCTCTGGACTCTTCCTTCTGATGGATGTGGTCAGCCTTGTCCAGGAGTCGGTCCACTTGCATCATGGTGCCCCTTCTGAGTTGGCTCAAGATCTGCGGCAGTGggctcagcagctggaagagaagtTGGCACAGCTCATGGAGATCTACAGGAACCTGCAGGAGGACACAGCTGAGTGAGCATGGACCAGCGCCCAGGTCAGAGGAGCCACGCTGACAGGAGCCCAGCAAACAGACACATTCTCTGAGGCACAaataggttgaaaaaaaaaaaaaaaaagaagggcaagGATCAGGACTGAGGATGAAGAGAGAGGCAATAGTGAAGGAGGAAAAATCAGCACCAGGACCAGTTCTTGATCCGATGCCTTGTGGACCCCGAGCCTGCCCGGCCCTTCAAGTAATGGTTCCTGCCATCTGCCAATCAGGAAGAAGGGATGGAAAACCTGTGACCCTGATCTTGCCCAAATGACCTTCAGTCTCTGCGTTTCCACATGCAGTATTGGCGCCCACGAAGGGATCCAACACAGTCCTCGGGGAGCCAGGGCGACAAAATTATcccaggatgggccaggcagtgtggcctagcggctaaagtcctctccttgaacgcccgggatcccatatgggcgccggttctaatcccggcagctccacttcccatccagctccctgcttgtggcctgggaaagcagtcgaggacggcccaaagctttgggaccctgcacccatgtgggagacctggaagaagttcctggttcccggcttcggactgccttagcaccggcccgttgcggctcacttggggagtgaatcatcggatggaagatcttcctctctgtctctcctcctctctgtatatccggctttccaataaaaatgaataaatctttaaaaaaaattatcccaGGAAATTCCCAATATACCTCTTAAGTATATCCAGGGCCTGGAAGGTCCTTTGCTGCTCACAATCCTGTGGAAGGCTTGCCACAGCCCACCTcgctgccccacccccaggcgCTGGTTCTATAGTGGGCACTTGCATTCCTTCCTGACAATTCAACAGCTCTATAGCCATCTGAACAATACACTCTATGTATATTCTGCATCAGCTCTTGGGTACTGCTGCTTAGTTCATGGCCTTCATGTGGGCTCTGAGTGATGGAATCACTCAAGAATCCAGcaacagggctggcactgtggtgcagcatgtgaagctgctgcctgcatcacTCACATCTCATACTGGCCCTAgtgtgaatcctggctgctccacttccaatccagctattaatatacctggaaaagcaggggatgttggtccaagtgcttgggtcactgcacccatgtgagagacacagcaAGAAAATCCTAGCTTTGGCCTACACAGCCCTGAGTGTTgctgacatttgggaagtgaaccagcagatggatgatgtctttctctttctctcattctgctttgcaagtaaataaataaaccttgaaaaacaaagcaatccaGCACCATTTTGTCCTGAATGCTTACAATTGAAACTCCACCGTGCTGACCTAGCATGAGCCAATCCCACGGAGATGGTTGTGTCACTGAGAGTTTTCCTTGCAAGCAGCAGCCAACGGGGAATGTTGCTGATATGAACCAGGAGAGAGAAGCCGCTGGAGAGAACCAGGACAATTAAGTGACTGGGAGGAACAGCCACGACCATCCAAGGAaggcaggacaggaggtagagCAGGTCTGTCCTACCTTGGCTGGCCCACGTTCAAAcaccttggctcctggcatcccaTTGAGTGACACATACATGCCTGGGAGACTGGATGGCTCAGGGCAGGTGGCTGCATCCTTGGGCCTGACAATGGGGCCAGGGCAtgtagaaggaggaggaagagtgtTGGGGACACAAACGTGGCCAGGGGGATGTCTTGGATCAACCTGGGCTTGTGTGTATGGCTGAGCATTGACCATCACACATGTACGTATGTGCCTTTTCAGTCTAACAAAAGCCTTGCTcttcagccttgctcttcatggcTACAACCATCTCCAGGACATCAGCAAAAGTGTGCCCCTCTGCTGCAAGCTCCTCCTCGTGGGTCTGGGAGTGACGTTCCGGAGCTGAGGGTGATGGCGAGGGTTCTCTTGCTgtctggaggaggttcctctctCGTTGTTCTGTGTATCTGTGACCACCACTGCCAGTGTCTTCCCCGGATGGTTTCACTACTTCATCTTACTCCCACCCTGTGGCAAGTGCATTCTCATGGGGCCTGGTGTCCCTGAAGACCTTGACCAGCAAGGCTGTGGGACCTCCTGCTTACATCAGCTCCCTCTTGTGGGGGCTCAGGAGGCCGCTGAGGTTTGATTTATATTCCTCAGCCCATGCAATGCAGCAGTCATGTGAATTTCTCAGAATCAATCAAGCTAATGATCCTAAAAGACAAAGCAACGTGGGTCTCCACTCCAAGCGGCTTGAGAAGCTAGAAGTCATCAATCCAGAAGATGTCTTAAAatgtccaaatccaggagccaaaagACATGAGGAATGAAAGCAGGAAGTTTTGCAAAGGGCCCATCGCAgtcactcagtggctaaatccttactctGCTCACAGCAAGATCTCATATGACTGCCTGTTCATGTTCCTGCGGCTCCAAAAttgcattcagctccctgcttgtgatctggaactgcaatagaggatagcccaaggccttgggaccatgcactcatgtgggaccgctggaagaagctgctggctcctggcttcagctcagctcagctctggccattgtggccacttggggagtgaaccagcagatagaagatctttgtgtctcctttctctgtacatctgtgtttccaaaaaacataaataaatcttgattaaAAACTGTTTCGCAAGTGGCTCATTCAGTGTTACGCTATAGCTGATGCCCTCTGCTTAGTCAACCTCTTAACCCCCAGGGCCCTGAATTCTGGCTTCAGGGAGCAGGCACTGGGTGGGGATCATAGCACCTTGCTCCTCCGGCTTTTCATCCCCCAGCTGGCAGGCAGCTGAATCTGATTCCTGCCATCCCTGCACTGTCCATGGTAGCTTCTCCCATCAGGAGCCTGGCGAAGGGGCCATCTGTGTGGTGTGGGTAGCCTTGGCCTCTATCGCTGCCTCGTGGTTACAGATAAGGGCATTGGGTTGCCCAGGACAGGGCGGGGGCAGGGATGACACTCACAGCCACAACATTGTCCTCCCCTGGTGAGGGACAGCCTCTTTCTTGTGGCAATCTCATGGGACAAGGGGATTTGCCAACATTGGACTCTCTCCTAGCATTCCATTTATAAACATCTTCTTAAAATGTCTTTGTCCCCCAGCCTCCAGATTATTCCTTCCAAGCTGAACAGATAACCATGCAGTTGCTGGGGGCGCAGACACCTCCCCTGCCAGGCAGTGAGGCCTAGGAGACACTCAATGTGGCTGTTTAGCCTCGCTCCCGCCTTCTGAATGAACCGGAAGCAGCTTTCAGCTGGCGTTCTTGCAGCAGAACCAAGGCTGCTGTTCTGCAGTGGTGGCGAGGACACCTGGGCAGCTACTTGCCCATGCGGTTGCACCTCAAGGACCCAAACCACGCCTGCCACCCCAGAATGCCCCGCTGCCACCACTAGGCAGGCTCGCTGGTGTACCCAGCATTGTGACATGGGAGACAAgggtctctcttctttttttatttacattaagCTTTTATAATTTCGCAGTTGCACGAAGCAGCACAGAGGGTTCTTGGGCACTCCAACCTGGTTTCCCTCCATGGTAACAGCTCGCAAACCTTCTAAAGGCTGGCAAGCACTTCACCTTGCCAGTATATGTAAGCACACGGGCAGGGACGCTGTCGCAATCAGCCTGCTTCTTGTGCAAGAGGCGGCTGCATCTGCCCCGCCTGGAGCAGCACTGCGGGGCCTTGACACTGCAGAGCTCAGATGTCACCTGTACACCACTGCCTGTCTCTGCTAACTCCTAGACATGCTCAGACTGAGCAGGCAGccttcccatgggagaccagCTGTGGCAACAGGACATGGTCACGTACACTTTGCTCTAtgtgttgtatttatttgtaaggcacagttagagagggagggagatggagagagaccttccatccactgtggCACAACAGTTAGGCCAACACTGGTGACAACAGATTCCTCCATGGATGGGTCCCAGtgccagacctggctgctccacttccatccagctccctgataatgcatctggggaagcagagaaggtgcctcaagtatgtgggccctgcactcacatgggagaccaggatggagttccgggctcctggccccagcctgggccAACTCccgctgttgtagccatttgggaagtgaatgagcagatgggagattctctctgtgtgtctgctgctctgtctgatTCTGCCTTTTCAGGAGCTCACGTCAGTCTCTCCTGCATCCCTAGAACATGAAGGCTGTGGGTGGGCAGTGGTCATCTGTAGACTTTGTACTGACCTGCTCTGAAGCCGGTGCCTGGTGCTCAGACCTAGTTTTCCCATGTGAGGAAAGACAGTCAGAGGGTGTGCGTGGGTTGGGACGGTAGCCTCGCTCTGAGTGCTGGACCCAGCAGCGGCCCCAGGCTATGCCTGAACTGTGTCCAGGTCCAACTGAGCCTGCTTCTCCAGGGACAGGCAGGCTGTGCCCTTGGGTGGTGAGCCTCCCAGTGTCCActaggtggtgctggtggtggcccTGGAGCTGACCTCTGTGCTGATTTTGGCAGTAGGTCCCGAGCCACAACATTCAAGGCCAAGGggtcagggagagggaggaagcccACAGGGTACCTCCTCTGACTGTGGCGTCTGGGGGTGGAGCTGATGTAGGACTGGCCAACTGCATGTTTGCTGTGTTGCTGTAATGGCAAGTTTCGGTTTCCATTTCGTGTGCAAGATACTTCTGTTTGGAAGAGCAAGTCTCGTTACATAAAGGCGCGGCAGGCGACACTGAGGACAGGTGGACCAGCAAGGACTCCCTGGTAAGCCGGGGACACTGTGAACCCCACTCTGTTTGAATCCCCTCACGGCCCTGCAAGACAAGGAtcactgccatgcatgtggggTGAGTGAgctcagagaggttaggtggcagGTCCCAGGCCACACAGCTCAGCAGCTGCCAGCCTGCATTGACACTCAggttcctgtctgcctctccctagGTTTCCCTGGTGTCTCTGAAgagtggaggggcagggaggtggaGAGGACCTGCCCCAGGGGCTTCAGAAGATGTCCCAGGCTGGGCATGGGTTtgtaggagcagagacagagccaggagcctgggactgacCAAGTCCTATTCTTTGGCTCCAAGGTGAGGCTCCTGAATGCCACTCTACCTGCCAAAGGCATTGTGGTCCCAGGGGCGTTATCCACACCCTGTGATCTTGGGTCAGAGTTTGCTGACTGGCTGCCCCCCGCCAGTGGGAGTGAGGGGAATGCCACTGCTGGGGACCTGGGTCCTTGTAGAATGCATGTGAAGCCCACATCCATGACACTAGcaggtggagtggggtgggggataTGTGGCTCCAGCAGGCAGATCTGAGAAGTCAGAGTGTGTGGTGTACAGCTGGTGGGAAAGGACCTTTTAATATGTTGGCAGGGGGAGCAGGTAATTTTTTCCTGTACTaatgctctgtgtatgtgtgtgtctgtctgtctttctctctcttctttctgccccttctctctgcttccttttctccTGATCTAAGACTCCTGGTAGTCAGCCATGGAGGGTGTTGCTCTatgtgctgctgctcctccttcgTCCTGGCAGCCTAGTGCTCCCCCATCGGCGTGGGCACGAGGCCTTCAGACTCTCCTCTCATGGACATCATGTCACTGCCCTGCCTGTCAGCAGCGGAAGCTGAGCTGCAGCCCGCCGTCTTGCCCACCTTCATGGCACAGTGTGTGCTCGTGGGTGCCTAAGGGGAATGTGCTGAAGCAGGTGGTCTCAGAGGTTCCTCTGAGAGCCTGGAATGTGTCAGATGCTGTGTCTGTGGGGTCCCTGGAGCTCCTGTGCATGGCAGCACTAAGTGTGTACCGTCTGTCCGCCCAGCACTCTGCAGTCACCTTGCTCACCTGCATCCCCAGCAAACTTGAGCGTCTCTTCACCTGCCTAGAGGTCATCTGGCTTTTCTCTTCAGTGCGTTCACATCTTTTCTTGttttacttaagatttatttgttctctttgaaaggcagaatgcaagaatgagggtggggagagagagagctatcttccatctgctgattcatcccccacTAGTTTACAATGGTGCCAATGTGGttggaccaaaaccaggagccaggtgttccttccaggtctcctacgtgggcgtagcttctcaagcacttgggtcatcttttgccactttcccaggtacgttagcaggcagctggatcagaagtggagcaggccatACTGCAGTCATGCCTTTAGGAGAATTCAGTGTCACGGGCAGTGTCTTAATGAGGTATACCACAATGTCGACTCCTGAGTTTTTCATTGcaacattttggaaaaaatttGATTTTCAGCAGAATATTTTGTCTACTGAAGACTCACTTTTTACCAACCATAAACCCATGGAGGGTCTGTCCAGAGCATTCATTTAATTCTGGTTCATTCACGACACTGTTTGCCACATTTAAATtcctttaagattattttatttctcttgaaagtcagagttacactgagagaaagagacagacagagagagacagagagcaggggcgtttctaccctctggttcacttctaaatggttgcaaaggccaaagctaacaaaatccaaagccaggagccaatagtcAGGagattctctgggtctcccacacgggtgcagatcctcaggctttgggccgtcctcgactgctttcccagaccacaagcagggagctggatgggaagtttagcagctggaactcagaccagcacccatagggcATGATGACAACACTAACAGAAGATTAgcgtgctatgccatggtgccggcTTGCATTTAATTGTTCAGAGACACTGAGTGAggaggtgggtgctgtgacctcgGAGTCATGGTCCT contains:
- the LOC131477939 gene encoding apolipoprotein L2-like, translated to MENKEEDHATGSHEKDEQWGDGTMVPDDESRFADIMDYCKNTLSRKELWYLLWEEEAWEILVCEAELSSEEAHTLREALLNYYIDTDPDPFSDQDRYLNTDPNKDSDSDTDSDDEARRAERQARERFLKEFPQVKAQLEEKIAKLHALADKVGKVHRDCSITNVVASSTGAVSGILSIVGLALAPVTAGVSLALTVTGLGLGAAAGVTGVSTAIVEHVTRASAEAEAGRLTSSSVNPEELIKQGVGQSVPKVISVTRKCTKVLEDVGKNVHAIKVAQTNTRLVANAKRLMTTGKISARNTRQVQKAFGGTALAMTKRARIAGFATSGLFLLMDVVSLVQESVHLHHGAPSELAQDLRQWAQQLEEKLAQLMEIYRNLQEDTAE